The Liquorilactobacillus nagelii DSM 13675 DNA window AAAGCCTGATCTAAGACTTTCCCCAAATCGGTGGCTTGCCCTACACGATATCCGGTTGCTCCAAAGCTTTCAGCATATTTGACAAAATCGACTGGTCCAAACTTCACTCCCGCTGGACTGCCATACTTTAGTTCTTCTTGGAATTTAACCATATCATAATTACCATCGTTCCAGATAATATGCACAATATTTAAGTTCAACCGCACGGCCGTTTCCAAATCCTGTGCTGAAAACAAGAAGCCACCATCTCCTGATACCGAAACTATTTGGGTATTTGGGCGGACTAAAGCAGCTGCAATTGCCCAAGGTAAAGCAACTCCCAAAGTTTGCATCCCATTACTAAATAGTAAATGTCTAGGAGCATAGCTTCTAAAATGCCGCGCCATCCAGATGTAAAAGCTGCCCACATCTACAGTGACTGTCATTTCATCGGTAATCCGTTGTTGTAATTCTTGGATAATACTTAACGGATGATTTAAAACTTGGTCTTTTTTAATTGCCGGTGCAGCATCTCTTTCTTCAAATTTTTCATGCATCTGGTCCAAATACTCTTTTGATCCCTCAGGAATCTGGTACCCCTTCATATATGGCAATAAGAAGTCTAATGTTTGGGCAATATCACCAATTAATTCCCGCTCTGGTTGGAAATTTTTATCAATTTCTGCTCGCATGCTGTCAATAACGACAATGTTTGCTTTACCATCAGCATTCCAATTTCGAGGTTCGTATTCGATCGGATCATAGCCGATTGCCACTACTAAATCACTTTTTTTCAATAACAAATCACCCGGTTGATTGCGGAACAAACCAACTCGACCAAAGAAATCATCTTCCATTTCACGCGGAATGATTCCTGCTCCTTGGAAAGTTTCAACCACTGGCAAATGAGTTTCTGCAATCAAGTTCCGAATAGCTTTAGTAGTTTCCGGCGAGGATGCTCGCATCCCTAAAAGTAAAACTGGCAACTGTGCCGCTTTAATTCGTTGTGCCAACAAAGTTGACTCAATTGGGCTAGCAGGTCCCAATTTGGGAGCTGCTAACGGTTTAATAACTTTAGTATGAACTTGAGCATCGGTCACATCTTGCGGAACTGAAACAAAACCGGCTCCTTGTTTACCAGCCTCCGCTTCTTGATAAGCATTCGCAATTACTTCGGAAATATTTTCCGGGTCTTGAACCTCTGCGCTGAACTTGGTGATTGGAGCAAATAATGATGAATTTGCCATACTTTGATGAGTCTGCCGCAGCAAATCAGTTCGTTGAACCTGACCAGAAATTGCCAATACTGGGTCACCCTCAGCAGTAGCAGTTACCAAGCCGGTAGCTAAATTACTGGCGCCCGGTCCGGATGTCGTTAGAGCAACTCCTGGTTTACCGGTTATCCGCCCAATTCCAGCTGCCATAAAAGCTGCATTTTGTTCATGTCTAGTTAATATTAATTTAGGTGACTTAGAATTAGTTGGGTGATCCAAACGCTCAAAAACTCGATCAACTTTAGCTCCCGGAATTCCGAAAACATATTTGACATCATGATTAATCAAGCTATCAACAATTGCATCGGCCCCATAATACTTTTTTTCGTCTTTCATCAGTTGCTCTTACCTCCAGCATGCTTGTAGAATAGTTTTTTCTGAAAGCAGTTACTACTGCTTTACTATCATCTTATCATCTTTTATTATTGTGAAAAAACTAATTTAAATATTATTTAATCAAATCCAATTTCACTGGTTAATTTTAAACGCTATTTTTTTAATTTTGGTAAAATCAAACTACTGTCAATCTTAGAATCGTTCCAATCGACTAACGGAATGTCCTCTTTGCCAAAAGTATCGACAATGATTTGATAAACCGTTTTCGTGCTCAAATACTGACACCAAAGCTGATCTGCTTGATGGAAAGCTTGATTAATCACATGGGTTGCTTCTTGTGACAAGGGACGAAAATCACGAAAAACTAAATCAATGAAACCTAAATCAGGATATGTTTTAATTTCACCTTCCGTTGCTTGCACGATTTCCAGCAAGGTAATCTCCTTGGGATCTTTAGCCAATGAAAAGCCTCCACTATTCCCTGAAGCAGAAGTTATTAATCCAGCAACAACTAACTTTCTTAATAATTTTTGCAAATAAGTTTGTGAGCCATTCACCCGGTCGTGGATTACCTGTGATGAAATTGGAATTTGTCGATTCTGCGTTGCTAACAAAGCTATAATACATGCTGCTTGTTCAAACCCCTTAGTTAATTGCATAT harbors:
- a CDS encoding RrF2 family transcriptional regulator, translating into MQLTKGFEQAACIIALLATQNRQIPISSQVIHDRVNGSQTYLQKLLRKLVVAGLITSASGNSGGFSLAKDPKEITLLEIVQATEGEIKTYPDLGFIDLVFRDFRPLSQEATHVINQAFHQADQLWCQYLSTKTVYQIIVDTFGKEDIPLVDWNDSKIDSSLILPKLKK
- the alsS gene encoding acetolactate synthase AlsS — translated: MKDEKKYYGADAIVDSLINHDVKYVFGIPGAKVDRVFERLDHPTNSKSPKLILTRHEQNAAFMAAGIGRITGKPGVALTTSGPGASNLATGLVTATAEGDPVLAISGQVQRTDLLRQTHQSMANSSLFAPITKFSAEVQDPENISEVIANAYQEAEAGKQGAGFVSVPQDVTDAQVHTKVIKPLAAPKLGPASPIESTLLAQRIKAAQLPVLLLGMRASSPETTKAIRNLIAETHLPVVETFQGAGIIPREMEDDFFGRVGLFRNQPGDLLLKKSDLVVAIGYDPIEYEPRNWNADGKANIVVIDSMRAEIDKNFQPERELIGDIAQTLDFLLPYMKGYQIPEGSKEYLDQMHEKFEERDAAPAIKKDQVLNHPLSIIQELQQRITDEMTVTVDVGSFYIWMARHFRSYAPRHLLFSNGMQTLGVALPWAIAAALVRPNTQIVSVSGDGGFLFSAQDLETAVRLNLNIVHIIWNDGNYDMVKFQEELKYGSPAGVKFGPVDFVKYAESFGATGYRVGQATDLGKVLDQAFATKGPVIVDIPVDYSFNQELGKQILDDQLH